TCCGGGGGAGATGCGGTTACCTCTGCTGCAAATGGTTATTATAAATTCGAGCAGATGGTACCCGGATATTATTCAATAACTCCAAGTAAAACAGGCTATGCCTTTGAGCCGCCCGATAGATCTTACACACCTTTGAGTGATTCCCAGACTGGCCAGCTCTATACAGGGAATATATCTGCTGAATTGGGTTCTGTCCGGTTATTCAACAATGAAATAAACATAACCAATAACGGGCAAGTAACCCTAGTATGTAATTTGGTTACTTCCGGCAGAGTAAAAATAAAAGTGTATGATTTTAAAAGGACCTTAGTGAAAGTAATAGCAGATGAAGATTTTAATGCAGGTTTGACTCTTAAATCCTGGGATGGCAAAGATAGTAATGGCGCAGCAGTACCATCAGGTATTTATTTAATAAAAACTCAAGCTCCAGGGTTTAGTACAACAAAAAAAGTTTGCGTGATTAAATGAAAAAAAATATTTTTTTATGTCTGATTCTGGTTTTTTGCGATAGTTATCTTTTCGGGGTCCTTGATGAAACAACAGCACCCGGAGTAAGGGCTCAGGGTATGGGTGAAGCCTATGTGGCTCTTTGCGACCAGGTAGACAGCGGTTTAATTAATCCTGCAGGCTTGGTCCAGCTGTCAAAAAAGTCAGTAGGTTTATTCTATAGTAATCTTTATCCGGGACTGGTCAATGATAATATTAATTCACAGTTCGTTAGTTATGCTCAGCCGCTATTTTCTCCAAAAAGAGTTATTGGAATTAATTTATATACTTTTTCTGCGGATAAATATACGGAATATGTGGGAGCATTGTCTTTTGCTTCCAAATTTGGCAGTAAACTTAGTTTAGGGTTGAATATCAAATACCTGGGTTGGAACAGCAGCCAGGTTGTTTCCTTTAATGACAGCAGTGAAGCATTGGAAAAAAACACTAATGACCTGGATTTGGGGCTGTTATATAGAATCAGCGATAGACTATCCTGCGCAGTGGCAGGTAATAATCTGTTGGGCTCAAATATCAGTGTTAGCAAGAATGAATGTTTGCCTTTAATAACAAGAGCAGGACTTGGATACCGCAGCGCTAATGGTTTAAATTATGCTTTTGATATTATGGTTAAAGGTAGTGAAATGAAATATTTTACAGGCCTAGAAAAATGGCTAAGTGAACTGATTGGAGTAAGAGCGGGAATGAATTATATTTCCTCCGGCGGTAATATGTCTTTTGGTTTTACTTACCGTAACGTCAACAAGGAAAGGTTGAATTATTCTATTGACTACGCTTTCATTAGCCCGTTATATATGCAGGTGGGACAAGTTCATAGAATTGGATTCAGTTTTAGTTTTGGCGGGGATGTAATTCCAGGTAAAACTGAAATATCAAAAAAGAAAAATTTAGTAGTAGAGGAAGTTGAACCAGCAGAGTTAATTTATTATAGTTTGAATGAAGGTTCCGGGGATAAAATAAAAGATGAAAAGAAAAAAAGTTCTCCAGGAACTATAACAGGGGCAACCTGGATAGATGGCCCTCCCGGGCGCGGTAAGGCGCTAAGTTTTAACGGAGTAGATAACCATGTAACCATACCCTATTCAGATATATTTAACTTAGGCAATATTAAAGGCAGTGAGTTGGTTTTAGAGCTGTGGGTTAAACCTGAAGCCGCTGAAAGTAAAGAGTTGAATGCTCTTTTAGATAAACATAATTCTTACTTTTTAAGATTAATGCAAAATAAGATTGTTTTTGTTATTATATCAAACGCGGTACAATATAACGTTGTTAGCAATGCTTCATTAATTGACAATAATTGGTATCATATTGTTGTAACTTATGACCAAAAAGCTATGAAGATATATATAAATGGCGAATTGGATGTTACCAAGCCCCAGGAAGGTTTTATTGATCCAGGCGACGAAGAAGATATTTATTTAGGTAAAAGAGAAGGCCTGGGTTATTTCCGGGGCGGCCTGGATGAAATTAGATTATACAATACCGCCTTGCCGGATACGAAAATAAAGGAAATGTTTCATAGAAAATGAAGTGTTCAAAATATATTTTATTTATTCTGATTTCTATTTTAAGTTCAGAAAAATTGTCGGCTCTGCCGGCGGTTTTTGTAAAAGAGTTGGTTAACAGTTCCAAATTTGACGCCAGGAACGATGTTTGGAAAATAGAAAACAAACTAACCGAATGGCTGGTAGAAGAATTGAGCAGTACCGGGAAATATAAAGTGATAAGAGAAAAATTAGCGTGTAAAAACAGAGCTCTTGGGTCTAAAAATTGTTTAATAGAGGGCAAAGTTACTGAATTTGATTTAGGAGCGGCAGCCCTTGACGCTTATTGTTTTGAGTATATGAATTATTATGCAAAAGTAAAAATAGAACTTGAATGCAGTTATTATTTGTCTGACGGTACTAAAACGTTTACAGTAATAGGCAGTGGTGAAGACAAAAACCAGAAAATAAGGCCTTTTTATTCTCATTTAGTTCCAGAAAAGGATGATCAGAGTAATGAAATGGTAACTGATTTCAAAACACGCAACCAGGTTAAATGGGGCGATTCAAGTTTCAACACAAGCGTTGTTGGAAAAAGTTGCAGGCAGGCAATAATGGAATTGGTAAATGATTTTAATCTGCTGGAGTCAAATTTCGTTAGATGAGGAAAAATAATTACAATGTGTAAAAATGTTTTTATCTTAATAGGTTTAATGTTTTTGAGTGTAAGTTATGTTTACTGCGCTGATATGATAATTTACGAAGATACGCTTTCTTCCAGTTGGGAAAATCAGTCTATGGGTAGCGGCAGTGCATATAATTTTGACAGCAGTTCCCCTGTTTACAGCGGGAGCAAAGCTATTTCCTGCGCCATGTCCGGGAATAACTGGCCAAAATTTGTTCTGACTTGTACTTCTTTTTCTGTTACAAATTATAAATATTTAACTTTTATGATTAATGGAGGAACAGCAGGCAATCAAAATTTATTAATTATTATTGAGAAAAAGGAAGAAAACGAAACAAAGACATCTCTTTGTGAACTAAACAAATATATAGACGGCGCAATAATAGTTAAGGATGAATGGAAAAAAGTAACAGTGCCGCTTGCTGATTTCGGATTAGCTAGCGGGCAATTGAAAACAATTAAAATTGCAGATAGTGATAATGACGGAGAACTAACTTTTTATATTGATAGCATAAAATTAGTTGCTTCAGCAGCGGTTATTACAGGCCCTTTTTATCCCAAAATAAATATTTCGCCGTTTCCTGTTACAGCTGCGGGAAATGTGACAATCAATATTGATTTCAATGCGGAAGTTAATTTAAGCACTGCTCCTTATACAATACAATTGATTACAGAAAAAGGCCAATTGTATAATTTTACAGCGCCAAGCTGGGCGGACAATCAATCCTGGAGCGGTAGTTTGCCTGTTACAGCGGAGGCTGACGGCATTGTAACTCTGGAAATAAAAAATATTACTTTTACAGACGGCAGTAAATTAAATTATTATAAATATTCTTTTGTTATTGACACTCAAAAAATATTCCCCTATGAAAAGAAATTTTTTCCAAATCCATTTTCTCCAAACGGGGACGGAAAATTAGATTGCGCTCAAATTAGTTTTAGCCTGCCTGCGCCTGAAAAAGTTAGTCTGTGGATTTATGATTTAACAGGCAGGTTAATCCGCACTTTAGTTGAAGATGAAGAAATGACTAAAGTAAATGTTTCCTGGGATGGCAAGAATGACTCAGGGGAGGCCGCAAGCATTGGAGTGTATATTTACATACTTAAAATTGGTTCAGAAAAAACCAGAGGAACAGTCGTGCTTGTAAAGTAGAAGTATTGAAAACAATGAATAAAAAATTTCTTTTTATTACTTATGCGTTTTTTTTAGTTTTTAGTTTGTTTTTAGTGAATAATATTTCCGCTACTTCAGAAGGAATAACAACAGTTCTGCCTGAGTATTATAATATGTTTGGTGTTTCTATTGGCAATAGACTGGATGCAGTTTGTAATTATCAGGAAAAAGGAGCTTTAGACCCTGCTAACGGCGGGCTTTCAATAGATATGCCTACATTTTGGAACTATAGAATAGAATCTGTTAACATAGATTCAGAAAACCGCGACATTTATTTAGAAAATAAATTCCCAAATATGACAAATTCCATTATGATAACCAAGAAAGCCACCTATCGGTTTTTAAAAAGGTCCCTGAAATTTACTTCTTATACTTTAGATAAAGTTCAGTTTAAGGGTGTGAGCTGGAATCTCGATTACCCTGCAGGCGGGGTGAAAGGTATTTTTACCGCGCCGGGTATAATGGGTGATATTGGAAATCATGCATCAGGCGACTGGACCGAGGCGTGGGGTTTTAGAACGTTCAGGGAATTTGGAATCAATAGTGAAGTTGGCCCCTGTAATTTTCAACTGGGATTAAATGCCCTGAGACTATATAATACTCAAAAAATGGTAAATATACCTCCGCAGAGAGAAAATAGAATATATGGACTAGATATTCAAAATGCAAATCTATTTGGCCTGGAAGTGGAAGCAGAATACGAAAGAAATGAGAATAAAGTTTATAAT
Above is a window of Elusimicrobiota bacterium DNA encoding:
- a CDS encoding gliding motility-associated C-terminal domain-containing protein is translated as MCKNVFILIGLMFLSVSYVYCADMIIYEDTLSSSWENQSMGSGSAYNFDSSSPVYSGSKAISCAMSGNNWPKFVLTCTSFSVTNYKYLTFMINGGTAGNQNLLIIIEKKEENETKTSLCELNKYIDGAIIVKDEWKKVTVPLADFGLASGQLKTIKIADSDNDGELTFYIDSIKLVASAAVITGPFYPKINISPFPVTAAGNVTINIDFNAEVNLSTAPYTIQLITEKGQLYNFTAPSWADNQSWSGSLPVTAEADGIVTLEIKNITFTDGSKLNYYKYSFVIDTQKIFPYEKKFFPNPFSPNGDGKLDCAQISFSLPAPEKVSLWIYDLTGRLIRTLVEDEEMTKVNVSWDGKNDSGEAASIGVYIYILKIGSEKTRGTVVLVK